From the genome of Deinococcus sp. AJ005, one region includes:
- the thrS gene encoding threonine--tRNA ligase: MHVFLPDGKQLELPQGATALDAAQAIGPRLAQDALAATANGVLTDLQTPLPEGAEISLITKKNPGQAQSVFRHSLGHAMSQAVGEYYERKGHPREAVKRGVGPSIENGFYQDFDLPEPLSEEELPEIEKIMREIIGRNLDIKRSEVSKAQALEQFGFDPYKVELISALPDDEPITFYTQGEYVDLCRGPHFPNTGKLPTAFKLTSTSGAYWRGNEKNPILQRVYGVAFASQKELDEYLERLEEAKRRDHRKLGRELELFTIDPLVGKGLPLWLPNGTVLREELAAFLKEQQFQRGYQGVITPNIGNLELYKTSGHYQNYSDSNFSPITVDDEQYMLKPMNCPHHVRIYDSKPRSYRDLPVRLAEFGTVYRYEQSGELNGLTRVRGFTQDDAHIFCRPDQLKKEFLDVLDLTVLVLRTFGMNDVRFRVGTRDLADEKYVGDAANWQLAEDGIIQAVEEVGLPYSIEPGDAAFYGPKLDFVVKDVLGREWQLGTIQVDYNLPERFDISYVGEDGQDHRPVMIHRAPFGSLERFVGILIEHYAGDFPLWLAPRQIAIVPIADRHNAYAEELRAELHKAGLRAEVDDTSNRMQAKVRNAELSKIPMILVVGDKEQEAREVSTRERWPDGHKERKGVGFDELKAELLERYKSRS, translated from the coding sequence ATGCACGTCTTTTTACCCGATGGAAAACAACTTGAATTACCGCAGGGTGCGACGGCCCTGGACGCTGCCCAGGCGATTGGCCCGCGCTTAGCCCAGGACGCGCTGGCAGCTACCGCCAATGGCGTACTCACGGACTTGCAGACCCCGCTGCCCGAGGGTGCAGAGATCAGCCTGATTACCAAGAAGAATCCGGGGCAGGCCCAGAGCGTCTTCCGGCACTCGCTGGGCCACGCCATGAGTCAGGCGGTGGGCGAGTATTACGAGCGCAAAGGCCATCCGCGTGAAGCAGTCAAGCGCGGCGTCGGCCCCAGCATCGAGAACGGCTTTTACCAGGATTTCGATCTGCCCGAACCGCTGAGCGAGGAAGAACTGCCCGAGATCGAGAAGATCATGCGCGAGATCATTGGACGCAATCTGGACATCAAGCGCTCAGAGGTGAGCAAGGCGCAGGCGCTGGAACAGTTCGGCTTCGATCCGTACAAGGTGGAATTGATTTCCGCGCTGCCCGATGATGAGCCGATCACCTTCTACACGCAGGGCGAGTATGTGGACCTGTGCCGGGGGCCGCATTTCCCCAATACCGGCAAGCTGCCCACCGCCTTCAAGCTGACCAGCACATCGGGCGCGTACTGGCGCGGCAACGAGAAGAACCCGATCCTACAGCGCGTATATGGTGTGGCCTTTGCCTCGCAAAAAGAGCTGGACGAGTATCTGGAGCGGCTGGAAGAGGCCAAACGCCGCGATCATCGCAAGCTGGGTCGCGAGCTGGAACTGTTCACTATTGATCCGCTGGTGGGCAAGGGCCTGCCGCTGTGGCTGCCCAACGGCACGGTGCTGCGCGAGGAACTGGCGGCGTTCCTGAAGGAGCAGCAGTTCCAGCGCGGCTATCAGGGCGTCATCACGCCGAACATCGGCAATCTGGAGCTGTACAAAACCTCTGGGCATTACCAGAACTACAGCGATAGTAACTTCTCGCCCATCACCGTGGACGATGAGCAGTACATGCTCAAGCCGATGAACTGCCCGCACCACGTCCGCATCTACGACAGCAAACCGCGCAGTTACCGTGACCTGCCCGTGCGCCTGGCCGAGTTCGGCACGGTGTACCGCTACGAGCAATCCGGCGAGCTGAACGGCCTAACGCGGGTGCGCGGCTTCACGCAGGACGACGCCCACATCTTCTGCCGCCCCGATCAGCTTAAAAAAGAGTTCCTGGATGTGCTGGATCTGACGGTGCTGGTGCTGCGGACCTTCGGCATGAACGATGTGCGCTTCCGCGTCGGCACCCGTGACCTCGCAGATGAAAAGTACGTGGGTGACGCGGCGAACTGGCAACTGGCCGAGGACGGGATTATTCAGGCCGTGGAGGAAGTCGGCCTGCCCTACAGCATCGAGCCAGGGGACGCCGCCTTCTACGGCCCCAAGCTGGACTTCGTAGTCAAGGATGTGCTGGGCCGCGAGTGGCAACTGGGAACCATTCAGGTGGATTACAACCTGCCTGAACGCTTCGACATATCGTATGTGGGCGAGGACGGCCAGGATCACCGTCCGGTGATGATCCACCGCGCCCCCTTCGGCAGCCTGGAACGCTTCGTGGGCATCCTGATCGAGCATTACGCGGGGGACTTCCCGCTGTGGCTGGCCCCGCGTCAGATCGCCATTGTGCCCATTGCAGACCGCCACAACGCCTACGCCGAGGAACTGCGCGCCGAGTTGCACAAGGCCGGGCTGCGCGCGGAGGTAGACGACACCAGCAACCGGATGCAGGCCAAGGTCCGCAACGCCGAACTCTCCAAGATTCCCATGATTCTGGTGGTGGGCGACAAGGAGCAAGAAGCCCGCGAGGTCAGCACCCGCGAACGCTGGCCCGACGGTCACAAGGAGCGCAAGGGCGTGGGCTTTGACGAGCTGAAGGCCGAGTTGCTGGAGCGCTATAAGAGCCGCAGCTAA
- a CDS encoding glycosyl transferase family protein, giving the protein MTLLDFNFSSLLSTGVFLLLALYIVVSLDDLLLDLAYLLRRRRIRDWQLSAAELQRDRPARIAVMVGAWQEAGVVTPMIESTLKLMHYPASQVEFFVGVYPNDLATAPEVQALDERAACVHCVVNEKSGPTSKSQNLNGVYAAVQAHEARTGQKFDIIAVHDAEDVIHPYTFSAYSALLKKHQMVQLPVFALFPRVGGVGLRGLVRRTLAQLVTGSYADEFAEHHLHHLPAREALGLFLPSAGTGFAMRREVMALLDEEDGQVLTEGALAEDYELALRLWRKGIKVHFHVQPLPRLRQDGRTECDYVAVREYFPTEIAAAIKQKGRWTYGITLQTPQRLRGMKLGLRDRLTLWHDQKGKFTNLIHLIGYPFSAALILCTLLGVGFESTPLLRGLLYTVLGITAWRMLMRGAAVRRIYGLRQALIATLVLPGLPLRWLIGNYINTLATVRAWRLFLFPAKGQTRGTAVWDKTERKAYVPDSVLDDARRRLGDQVLFSGGVDSRTLSRLIREGQSQSRPLGQLMLSGQLMSEAALRQSLATLHGLTFMELTPEMIDARLLPTVLGREMGFAVLGQREDQVLIATPHASHTERLAGILRVLAQQPGLAELGVTVFMTSRASLEHAYSRPGISGSIYRRALRDPRIALDMLPHEFERVRMQREMGGLETRWASGVAGVQRPSKLRVSVGKG; this is encoded by the coding sequence GTGACCCTGCTCGATTTCAATTTTTCTTCCCTGCTGTCCACCGGGGTTTTCCTGCTGCTGGCACTGTATATCGTGGTCAGTCTGGATGATCTGCTGCTGGACCTGGCCTACCTTCTGCGGCGGCGCAGGATCAGGGACTGGCAGCTCAGCGCCGCCGAGTTGCAGCGTGACCGCCCGGCCCGCATCGCCGTGATGGTGGGCGCGTGGCAGGAGGCGGGCGTGGTCACGCCGATGATCGAAAGTACCCTGAAACTGATGCACTACCCCGCCTCGCAGGTGGAATTCTTCGTGGGCGTGTACCCCAACGATCTGGCCACCGCCCCCGAGGTGCAGGCGCTGGATGAGCGCGCCGCCTGCGTCCACTGCGTGGTCAACGAGAAGTCGGGGCCGACCAGTAAGTCCCAGAATCTCAACGGGGTCTACGCTGCTGTCCAGGCCCACGAGGCCCGCACCGGCCAGAAGTTCGACATCATCGCCGTCCACGACGCCGAGGATGTGATCCACCCATACACCTTCAGCGCCTACAGCGCGCTGCTCAAGAAGCACCAGATGGTGCAGTTACCGGTGTTCGCGCTGTTCCCACGGGTGGGCGGTGTGGGCCTGCGCGGGCTGGTGCGCCGCACGCTGGCGCAACTGGTCACTGGCAGTTACGCCGATGAATTCGCAGAGCATCATCTGCATCACCTGCCCGCCCGCGAGGCACTGGGGTTGTTTCTGCCCTCGGCGGGCACCGGCTTTGCCATGCGCCGCGAGGTGATGGCCCTGCTGGACGAGGAAGACGGTCAGGTGCTGACCGAGGGTGCGCTGGCCGAGGACTACGAGCTGGCGCTACGGCTGTGGCGCAAGGGCATCAAGGTGCATTTTCATGTCCAGCCGCTGCCACGCCTGCGCCAGGATGGTCGGACCGAGTGCGATTACGTGGCTGTGCGCGAATACTTTCCCACCGAGATCGCGGCGGCCATCAAGCAGAAAGGCCGCTGGACCTACGGCATCACGTTGCAAACGCCGCAGCGCCTGCGCGGCATGAAGCTGGGTCTGCGGGACCGCCTGACCCTGTGGCACGATCAGAAGGGCAAGTTCACCAACCTGATCCACCTGATTGGCTACCCCTTCTCGGCGGCGCTGATTCTCTGCACGTTGCTGGGCGTCGGCTTCGAGTCCACGCCGCTGCTGCGCGGCCTGCTGTACACCGTGCTGGGCATTACGGCGTGGCGCATGCTGATGCGCGGCGCGGCGGTGCGGCGCATTTACGGGCTGCGGCAGGCGCTGATCGCCACGCTGGTGCTGCCGGGCCTGCCCCTGCGCTGGCTGATCGGCAATTATATCAACACCCTGGCCACGGTGCGCGCGTGGCGGCTGTTCCTGTTTCCCGCCAAGGGCCAGACGCGCGGCACGGCGGTGTGGGACAAGACCGAGCGCAAGGCGTATGTGCCCGATTCCGTGCTGGACGACGCCCGCCGCCGCCTGGGCGATCAGGTGCTGTTCTCCGGCGGGGTGGATTCGCGCACGCTGAGTCGCCTGATCCGCGAGGGCCAGAGCCAGTCCAGGCCGCTGGGTCAACTGATGCTGAGCGGCCAGCTCATGTCCGAGGCGGCGCTGCGACAGTCGCTGGCCACCCTGCATGGGCTGACCTTCATGGAGCTGACCCCGGAAATGATCGACGCCCGCCTGCTGCCCACCGTGCTGGGCCGGGAGATGGGCTTCGCGGTCCTGGGACAGCGGGAGGACCAGGTGCTGATCGCCACGCCGCACGCCAGTCACACCGAGCGTCTGGCCGGGATTTTGCGGGTGCTGGCGCAGCAGCCCGGGCTGGCCGAACTGGGGGTCACCGTGTTCATGACCTCGCGGGCCAGCCTGGAGCATGCCTACAGCCGTCCAGGCATCAGCGGCTCGATCTACCGCCGGGCGCTGCGTGATCCCCGCATCGCGCTGGACATGCTGCCGCACGAATTCGAGCGCGTGCGTATGCAGCGTGAGATGGGCGGTCTCGAAACCCGCTGGGCTTCCGGGGTGGCCGGGGTCCAGCGTCCCAGCAAGCTCCGGGTTTCGGTGGGCAAGGGGTGA
- a CDS encoding glycoside hydrolase family 26 protein, producing the protein MLALLLGLTSPAVGQPGRTVKGPALAHGVFVASPDQPEDTVADAQLDAYTAAVGRELAYVYLTNNWFRSRAFPAEQVARVRARGATPFIRLMLRSSDEEAVRPDPLFTLQAIIAGRFDDDLRAWGAAAGRVDGPVYAEYGTEVNGSWFAWNARWNGETAGAAQFVQAYRRMAKVVREGGGSNVRWVFHVAAQDDPPVRWNTLEAYYPGGDVISVLGVSAYGAQSPQDAASDILSLRAQLDDVMPRLSALAPSKPALLLEFGSARGAAVAPEAWAGAALTDLIAGRWPGLRGFSWWNSAWTNDDDPRHDTEMRVETQPALAAVFRRFLDGPGVTERLNLTPPLPQSSIPAQEAP; encoded by the coding sequence GTGCTGGCGCTGCTGCTGGGTCTCACCAGCCCGGCGGTGGGCCAGCCGGGCCGGACCGTGAAAGGGCCTGCGCTGGCCCACGGCGTGTTCGTGGCCTCGCCGGATCAGCCCGAGGATACCGTGGCTGACGCGCAGCTCGATGCCTACACGGCGGCAGTGGGCCGGGAACTGGCCTACGTTTACCTGACCAACAATTGGTTTCGCTCGCGGGCCTTTCCCGCCGAGCAGGTGGCGCGGGTCCGGGCGCGCGGGGCCACGCCGTTCATTCGCCTGATGCTGCGCAGCAGTGACGAAGAGGCGGTCCGTCCTGATCCGCTGTTCACCTTGCAGGCCATCATCGCCGGGCGGTTCGACGACGATCTGCGGGCCTGGGGCGCGGCGGCGGGCCGGGTGGACGGCCCTGTGTACGCCGAGTACGGCACCGAGGTCAACGGTTCGTGGTTTGCCTGGAACGCCCGCTGGAATGGAGAGACGGCGGGCGCGGCGCAGTTCGTGCAGGCGTACCGCCGGATGGCGAAGGTGGTTCGTGAGGGCGGCGGCAGCAACGTGCGCTGGGTCTTCCATGTGGCGGCCCAGGACGATCCACCAGTCCGCTGGAACACGCTGGAAGCCTATTACCCCGGTGGCGACGTGATCAGCGTGCTGGGCGTCTCGGCCTACGGCGCGCAGTCGCCGCAAGACGCCGCCTCAGACATCCTGAGCCTGCGCGCCCAGCTCGACGACGTGATGCCGCGCCTGAGTGCGCTGGCCCCCAGCAAGCCCGCGCTGCTGCTGGAATTCGGCAGCGCGCGGGGTGCGGCGGTAGCGCCCGAAGCCTGGGCCGGGGCCGCCCTGACGGACCTGATTGCCGGGCGCTGGCCTGGCCTGCGTGGCTTCTCTTGGTGGAACAGTGCGTGGACCAACGACGACGATCCACGGCACGACACCGAGATGCGCGTCGAAACGCAGCCGGCCCTGGCCGCCGTCTTCCGCCGCTTTTTGGACGGGCCAGGCGTGACCGAGCGCCTGAACCTGACTCCCCCTTTACCTCAATCCTCAATCCCTGCCCAGGAGGCACCGTGA
- a CDS encoding DUF2334 domain-containing protein, translating into MTLKAALPVSILSLSLILGACGSSPSGLGSTPQTGGTDPAPTQVQQAQPVGGDMTPLFGDHSMPAPYKDRIPAQPSDLWAPLPDQPLETQSLQPQAASKTVRVYYSNPLPASSAYRDGGAFHAIMLANLLGQYDNVKVIRAPISQYRSADALSSLRTFYIGTVFDEAIPTAFMDDVKGGAPVTWLGYNIWKLGDMSALGLTYKSLHTALTPTDIAAAYNTVSYKGYNYKKFAGPQEIIEVGADPAKTQTLAVAKDAAGDQVPYLVRSKNFYYVADNPFQYIHPTDRYLVMADSLKTMLGDAGTATCKKQAILRLEDINAFAAPQGLGNTLDVINTLKVPFAMTVIPESYYDGVHYPWTGNVQSLLQVYRAVTMGGLVIQHGTTHNYHGLRDPEGNSGEGWELWDKENNKSLDKLNPRTTQQRIQQGRLTLLQLGLWPQMWTTPHYEAEVSLYPAINKIYPKVIERRMYTADGVREGQFFPYPVRDEYGTLVVPENLGNIQASYRSDAILEAAEANKNLSCAYASVFVHPYLMADNYTGLEKLTKASLTALIQGIQAKGYTFVNPLNVTTRTLK; encoded by the coding sequence ATGACTCTAAAAGCTGCCCTGCCCGTTTCGATCCTGAGCCTCAGCCTGATTCTGGGGGCCTGCGGGTCATCGCCCTCCGGTCTGGGGTCCACGCCGCAGACGGGTGGCACGGACCCCGCACCCACCCAGGTGCAGCAGGCCCAACCGGTGGGCGGCGATATGACCCCGCTGTTCGGGGACCACAGCATGCCTGCGCCGTACAAGGACCGGATTCCCGCGCAGCCCTCCGATCTGTGGGCACCCTTGCCGGATCAGCCGCTTGAGACGCAGTCGCTCCAGCCACAGGCAGCCAGCAAGACCGTGCGGGTGTATTACAGCAATCCCCTGCCCGCCTCGTCTGCCTACCGCGACGGCGGAGCTTTCCACGCCATCATGCTGGCCAACCTGCTGGGCCAGTACGACAACGTTAAGGTGATCCGAGCGCCCATCTCGCAGTACCGCAGTGCGGACGCCCTCAGCAGCCTGCGGACCTTTTACATTGGCACCGTTTTCGATGAAGCCATTCCCACCGCGTTCATGGATGACGTCAAGGGCGGCGCGCCCGTGACCTGGCTGGGCTACAACATCTGGAAGCTGGGGGACATGTCGGCGCTGGGCCTGACTTACAAGAGCCTGCACACTGCCCTGACGCCCACGGATATCGCGGCGGCCTACAACACCGTGTCTTACAAGGGCTACAACTACAAGAAGTTCGCGGGGCCGCAGGAAATCATCGAGGTGGGCGCCGATCCGGCCAAAACACAGACGCTGGCGGTGGCAAAAGACGCGGCGGGCGATCAGGTGCCGTATCTGGTCCGCAGCAAGAATTTCTATTACGTGGCCGACAACCCCTTTCAGTACATCCACCCCACGGACCGCTATCTGGTCATGGCTGATAGCCTCAAAACCATGCTGGGCGACGCGGGCACGGCCACCTGCAAGAAACAGGCGATCCTGCGTCTGGAGGACATCAACGCCTTCGCTGCCCCGCAGGGACTCGGCAACACATTGGACGTGATCAACACGCTCAAAGTTCCGTTTGCCATGACCGTCATTCCCGAAAGTTACTACGATGGGGTCCATTACCCCTGGACCGGCAACGTGCAGAGTCTGCTCCAGGTCTACCGCGCCGTCACGATGGGCGGTCTGGTGATCCAGCACGGGACCACGCACAACTACCACGGCCTGCGTGACCCTGAGGGCAACAGCGGCGAGGGATGGGAGCTGTGGGACAAGGAAAACAACAAGTCGCTGGACAAGCTCAATCCCAGGACCACCCAGCAACGGATTCAGCAGGGCCGCCTGACGCTGCTGCAACTGGGCCTGTGGCCGCAGATGTGGACCACACCGCATTACGAGGCCGAGGTGAGCCTGTACCCCGCGATCAACAAGATCTACCCTAAAGTCATCGAACGCCGCATGTACACTGCTGATGGGGTGCGCGAGGGCCAGTTCTTCCCGTACCCGGTGCGCGACGAGTACGGCACGCTGGTCGTCCCCGAGAACCTGGGCAATATTCAGGCCAGTTACCGCAGTGACGCCATTCTGGAAGCTGCCGAGGCCAATAAAAATCTGAGTTGCGCTTACGCCAGCGTGTTCGTTCACCCCTACCTGATGGCCGACAATTACACGGGGCTAGAAAAGCTGACCAAAGCCAGCCTAACCGCGTTGATTCAGGGCATCCAGGCCAAGGGCTACACCTTCGTCAACCCGCTGAATGTCACCACCCGGACACTGAAGTAG